The Corallococcus exiguus genome includes a region encoding these proteins:
- a CDS encoding MarR family winged helix-turn-helix transcriptional regulator encodes MQLLVLKNIGIHDIHSQAQIAERLLIDAPAVSRLVDRLEEDGLVERRAGENRRCVRLEITDAGRREIQALELAARWVDAQAREFLAPPEVEVLSCLLEKLQTGLCQLLGNEPASPPRKDDPPCGPPSSNNDNG; translated from the coding sequence ATGCAGCTGCTCGTGCTCAAGAACATCGGAATCCACGACATCCACAGCCAGGCGCAGATCGCGGAGCGGCTGCTCATCGACGCGCCCGCCGTGAGCCGGCTGGTGGACCGGTTGGAGGAGGATGGGCTGGTGGAGCGCCGCGCGGGGGAGAACCGCCGCTGCGTGCGCCTGGAAATCACCGACGCGGGGCGCCGGGAGATCCAGGCCCTGGAGCTCGCCGCGCGGTGGGTGGATGCCCAGGCGCGCGAGTTCCTGGCGCCGCCGGAGGTGGAGGTGCTGTCGTGCCTCCTGGAGAAGCTGCAGACGGGGCTGTGCCAACTGCTGGGCAACGAGCCCGCGAGTCCGCCGCGCAAGGACGACCCGCCCTGCGGGCCGCCCTCCTCCAACAACGACAACGGGTGA
- a CDS encoding FruA-associating protein, FapA has protein sequence MNAQTEQAPHYEELSSADYAALEVWDPTQVVITPRMAARLWLQTSLRLTRAQKELHDAIFANDASEAAKDRYAEARAELDSAEAWALHVARNIPRHR, from the coding sequence ATGAACGCACAAACCGAGCAGGCCCCCCACTATGAAGAGCTGTCCTCCGCTGACTACGCCGCCCTGGAGGTGTGGGATCCCACCCAGGTGGTGATTACGCCGCGCATGGCGGCCCGGCTGTGGTTGCAGACCAGCCTGCGGCTGACCCGCGCCCAGAAGGAGCTGCACGACGCCATCTTCGCCAACGACGCGAGTGAAGCGGCGAAGGACCGCTATGCCGAGGCCCGCGCGGAGCTGGACTCGGCGGAGGCGTGGGCCCTGCACGTGGCCCGCAACATCCCTCGCCACCGGTAG
- a CDS encoding type IV pilus twitching motility protein PilT yields the protein MNKLLTVGVQNGASDIHFRPGDPPIYRVNGVLRPLKMEKLQADHTKQVALHVMNDQLMKAQIDSVQECDSSYSLPGVARFRVNIYRQRGSLACILRIIPDEIPSIDGLGLPQVLKTIAGNERGLVLVTGATGSGKSSTLASMINHINHTESLHILTIEDPIEFIYKNVKSSISQREIGPDTANFAIALRAALRQDPDVILVGEMRDTETIDIALKASETGHLVLSTVHTTDASRTINRLVSVFPAEEQTMVRMRLADSLKATVSQRLLPRATGKGRTVALEIMVQTKTVEQYIRDDRASELKDVIEKGRDMFGMQSFDQHLTQLYRAGDITLETAQSAASNPADFQRALEFD from the coding sequence TTGAACAAGCTGCTCACCGTTGGCGTCCAGAACGGGGCTTCGGACATCCACTTCCGCCCTGGGGATCCGCCCATCTACCGGGTGAACGGCGTGCTGCGGCCGTTGAAGATGGAAAAGCTCCAGGCTGATCACACGAAGCAGGTCGCGCTGCACGTGATGAACGATCAGCTGATGAAGGCGCAGATCGACAGTGTGCAGGAATGCGACTCGTCCTACAGCCTTCCGGGCGTGGCGCGTTTCCGGGTGAACATCTACCGGCAGCGCGGCTCGCTGGCCTGCATCCTGCGCATCATCCCGGATGAGATTCCCAGCATCGACGGGCTGGGCCTGCCGCAGGTGCTGAAGACGATCGCGGGCAACGAGCGCGGGCTGGTGCTGGTGACGGGGGCCACGGGGTCCGGCAAGAGCTCCACGCTGGCCTCGATGATCAACCACATCAACCACACGGAGAGCCTGCACATCCTCACCATCGAGGACCCCATCGAGTTCATCTACAAGAACGTGAAGTCCTCCATCTCCCAGCGGGAGATTGGCCCGGACACGGCGAACTTCGCCATCGCGCTGAGAGCGGCGCTGCGTCAGGACCCGGACGTCATCCTGGTGGGCGAGATGCGCGACACGGAGACCATCGACATCGCGCTGAAGGCGTCGGAGACGGGCCACCTGGTGCTGTCCACGGTGCACACCACGGACGCGTCGCGCACCATCAACCGCCTGGTGTCGGTGTTCCCCGCGGAGGAGCAGACCATGGTGCGCATGCGCCTGGCGGATTCGCTCAAGGCGACCGTCTCCCAGCGCCTGCTGCCCAGGGCCACCGGCAAGGGCCGCACGGTGGCGCTGGAGATCATGGTGCAGACGAAGACGGTGGAGCAGTACATCCGGGACGACCGCGCCTCGGAGCTGAAGGACGTCATCGAGAAGGGCCGCGACATGTTCGGCATGCAGTCCTTCGATCAGCACCTGACGCAGCTGTACCGCGCGGGCGACATCACGCTGGAGACGGCGCAGAGCGCGGCCTCCAACCCGGCGGACTTCCAGCGCGCGCTCGAGTTCGACTGA
- a CDS encoding fumarate hydratase encodes MSDFQFQDMLPLGKDETPYRLLTKEGVSTFEAGGRSFLQVEPEALTLLTREAMRDISHLLRPGHLRQLANILQDPEASSNDKFVAVELLKNANIAAGGVLPSCQDTGTAIVMGKKGQYVLTRGGDEAAISRGVFDTYLTANLRYSQMAALDMYKEVNTGNNLPAQIELYATDGDAYKFLFMAKGGGSANKSYLFQETKAVLNPQSLLAFLEQKIRALGTAACPPYHLAIVVGGTSAEFALKTAKYASARYLDTLPTSGNALGRGFRDVELEQEVLKLTQRTGIGAQFGGKYFCHDVRVIRLPRHGASCPVAIAVSCSADRQALGKITRDGVFLEALETDPAKYLPETTDTDLAGDVVKLDLNRPMSDLRAELSRYPIKTRLSLSGSLVVARDIAHAKIKERLDRGEGMPQYLKDHMVYYAGPAKTPEGYASGSFGPTTAGRMDAYVDQFQAEGGSFVMLAKGNRSPAVTEACKKHGGFYLGSIGGPAARLAQDCIKKVEVLEYAELGMEAVWKIDVVDFPAFIVVDDKGNDFFANINKPSAKK; translated from the coding sequence ATGAGTGACTTCCAGTTCCAGGACATGCTGCCGCTTGGCAAGGACGAGACGCCCTACCGCCTGCTCACGAAGGAGGGCGTCTCCACGTTCGAGGCCGGCGGACGCAGCTTCCTCCAGGTGGAGCCGGAGGCGCTCACGCTGCTCACCCGCGAGGCCATGCGGGACATCTCGCACCTCTTGCGCCCGGGCCACCTGCGGCAGCTGGCGAACATCCTCCAGGACCCGGAGGCGTCGTCCAACGACAAGTTCGTGGCGGTGGAGCTGCTCAAGAACGCGAACATCGCCGCGGGCGGAGTGCTGCCCTCCTGCCAGGACACCGGCACCGCCATCGTGATGGGCAAGAAGGGCCAGTACGTCCTCACGCGCGGCGGCGACGAGGCGGCCATCTCCAGGGGCGTGTTCGACACGTACCTCACGGCCAACCTGCGCTACTCGCAGATGGCGGCGCTGGACATGTACAAGGAGGTCAACACGGGCAACAACCTGCCCGCGCAGATCGAGCTCTACGCGACCGACGGCGACGCCTACAAGTTCCTCTTCATGGCCAAGGGCGGCGGCTCCGCGAACAAGAGCTACCTCTTCCAGGAGACGAAGGCCGTCCTCAACCCGCAGAGCCTGCTCGCGTTCCTGGAGCAGAAGATCCGCGCGCTGGGCACCGCCGCGTGCCCGCCGTACCACCTGGCCATCGTGGTGGGCGGCACCTCCGCGGAGTTCGCGCTGAAGACGGCGAAGTACGCCTCCGCGCGCTACCTGGACACGCTGCCCACCAGCGGCAACGCGCTGGGCCGGGGCTTCCGCGACGTGGAGCTGGAGCAGGAGGTGCTCAAGCTCACCCAGCGCACCGGCATTGGCGCGCAGTTCGGCGGCAAGTACTTCTGCCACGACGTGCGCGTCATCCGGCTGCCCCGCCACGGCGCGTCCTGCCCGGTGGCCATCGCCGTGTCGTGCTCCGCGGACCGCCAGGCGCTGGGGAAGATTACCCGCGACGGCGTCTTCCTGGAGGCGCTGGAGACGGACCCCGCGAAGTACCTGCCGGAGACCACGGACACGGACCTGGCCGGCGACGTGGTGAAGTTGGACTTGAACCGCCCCATGAGCGACCTGCGCGCGGAGCTGTCGCGCTACCCCATCAAGACGCGCCTGTCGCTGTCCGGCTCGCTGGTGGTGGCGCGCGACATCGCGCACGCGAAGATCAAGGAGCGCCTGGACCGGGGCGAGGGCATGCCCCAGTACCTCAAGGACCACATGGTCTATTACGCGGGCCCGGCGAAGACGCCGGAGGGCTACGCGTCCGGCTCCTTCGGCCCCACCACCGCGGGCCGCATGGACGCGTACGTGGATCAGTTCCAGGCGGAGGGCGGCAGCTTCGTGATGCTCGCCAAGGGCAACCGCTCCCCGGCCGTCACGGAGGCCTGCAAGAAGCACGGTGGCTTCTACCTGGGCTCCATCGGCGGCCCGGCCGCGCGCCTGGCGCAGGACTGCATCAAGAAGGTGGAGGTGCTGGAGTACGCCGAGCTGGGCATGGAGGCCGTGTGGAAGATCGACGTGGTCGACTTCCCCGCCTTCATCGTCGTGGATGACAAGGGCAACGACTTCTTCGCGAACATCAACAAGCCGTCCGCGAAGAAGTAG